In Plasmodium chabaudi chabaudi strain AS genome assembly, chromosome: 10, a single genomic region encodes these proteins:
- a CDS encoding lysophospholipase, putative: protein MEEIELNNDELRSATVSKLDGDPKIGWLCNKNGLLLKTYGWVVQNAIGIILLIHGLKSHTRLTFMRINLKMPNNNEGIIVDTDNYYIYKDSWIEKFNQNGYSVYALDFQGHGESQSLGNVRGDFNYYDDLVDDVIQYMNQIQDEIENDNQTNGDISNDSQMNDESYIVPTKKKRLPMYIIGHSMGGSIAIRILQLLQKEKKNSIQSGDANNYKTCKAILDNSTNINEMDNDMYYMNNSNGYGSDNSCASTSATINDIASGKDKGCYNYLDNLNIKGCVTLSCMLRLKTPFDSGNKSFKYFYLPITNFLSRVAPHTLISSESHYKRSEYVANICKYDKFRNNNGIKFKCMSELMKATITLNGDINYMPKNIPILFVHSRDDNICCYKGTVLFHSKAKVKKNNIHIVDDMGHAITSESGNEELLKTIIDWISDVRSHGEYEDEEEEEDEDGICFNNAYINSCFVFL, encoded by the coding sequence ATGGAAGAAATTGAATTGAATAATGATGAGTTAAGAAGTGCTACAGTAAGTAAATTAGATGGCGATCCTAAGATAGGTTGGctatgtaataaaaatggtctacttttaaaaacatatggGTGGGTAGTTCAAAATGCTATAGGAATTATATTGTTAATACATGGATTAAAATCTCATACTCGATTAACTTTTATGagaataaatttaaaaatgccAAATAACAATGAAGGCATAATAGTAGATACTGATAAttactatatttataaagatAGTTGGattgaaaaatttaatcaAAATGGTTATTCAGTATATGCACTAGATTTCCAAGGACATGGCGAATCACAATCATTAGGAAATGTAAGAGGTGATTTTAACTATTATGATGATCTAGTTGATGATGTAATACAATATATGAATCAAATTCAAGATGAAATCGAAAATGATAACCAAACGAATGGTGACATCTCAAATGATAGTCAAATGAATGATGAATCTTATATAGTAccaactaaaaaaaaaagacttcctatgtatattattggGCATTCGATGGGAGGAAGTATTGCTATACGAATATTACAATTATTacagaaagaaaaaaaaaatagcattCAATCTGGAGATGCAAATAACTATAAAACATGTAAAGCCATATTAGACAATTCTactaatattaatgaaatgGACAAtgatatgtattatatgaataattctAATGGGTATGGTTCTGATAATTCCTGTGCTAGTACATCTGCTACAATAAATGATATTGCTAGTGGTAAAGATAAAGGatgttataattatttagatAACTTAAATATTAAGGGGTGCGTAACTTTATCTTGTATGCTGAGATTAAAAACACCATTTGATTCTGGAAACAAATCATTtaagtatttttatttgcctATAACGAATTTCCTGTCTCGTGTCGCGCCTCATACACTAATTTCGTCGGAATCACATTATAAAAGGTCCGAATATGTTgctaatatatgtaaatatgataaatttcgaaataataatggaataaaatttaaatgcaTGTCTGAACTTATGAAAGCAACGATCACATTGAATGGtgatattaattatatgccaaaaaatattcctaTATTGTTTGTGCATTCAAGagatgataatatttgttGTTATAAAGGGACAGTTTTGTTTCATAGTAAAGcaaaagttaaaaaaaataatatacatattgtTGATGATATGGGTCATGCTATAACGTCAGAGTCAGGAAATGAAGAACTcttaaaaacaattattgATTGGATTTCTGATGTAAGAAGCCATGGTGAATATGAagatgaagaagaagagGAAGATGAAGATGgaatatgttttaataatgcttatattaattcttgttttgtatttttataa